From Vanacampus margaritifer isolate UIUO_Vmar chromosome 8, RoL_Vmar_1.0, whole genome shotgun sequence, a single genomic window includes:
- the cdab gene encoding cytidine deaminase b: MDQVKYTGELVHTEGMGSRHLNKETVKKLIHHSQEAKKRAYCPYSKFRVGAALLTVDNCLFTGCNVENACYNLGVCAERNAISKAVSEGYTAFKAIAIASDLSDQFISPCGGCRQFMREFGPSWDVYLSKPDGSYVKMSVNQLLPASFGPEDLDMKKVLDNSNEH, from the exons ATGGACCAAGTCAAATACACAGGGGAGCTGGTGCACACTGAGGGTATGGGTTCGAGACATTtgaacaaggaaacggtgaaaAAGCTGATCCACCACTCACAGGAGGCAAAGAAGCGAGCGTACTGCCCTTACAGCAAATTCAGAGTCGGAGCGGCGCTCTTGACTGTTGACAACTGCTTGTTTACAG GATGCAACGTGGAGAATGCATGTTACAACCTGGGAGTATGCGCTGAGAGGAATGCCATTTCAAAAGCAGTGTCTGAGGGCTACACTGCATTTAAGGCCATTGCAATTGCCAG TGACTTGAGTGACCAGTTTATCTCTCCATGCGGCGGCTGCAGGCAGTTCATGAGAGAG TTCGGGCCCAGCTGGGACGTTTACCTGTCAAAGCCTGATGGGTCGTACGTGAAGATGAGCGTCAACCAGCTGCTGCCAGCCTCATTCGGGCCTGAAGACCTGGACATGAAAAAAGTACTGGACAACTCCAATGAGCACTGA
- the b3galt6 gene encoding beta-1,3-galactosyltransferase 6, producing MNLVRLVCRHKTALFLCTVCTFAVVLVFLAKCTSETLKQGHADPPGLAPHASALHPRPEQHDPSNLSKDVSAFLVVLITTGPKYTERRSIIRSTWLSKRDSDVLAMFVVGTLGLSNEDLENLNVEQGRHKDLLLLPDLKDSYENLTMKLLHMYSWLDHNVDFKFVLKADDDTFARLDLLKEELRGKEPTRFYWGFFSGRGRVKTAGKWRESSWELCDYYLPYALGGGYILSSDLVRYVHLNAGYLKIWQSEDVSLGAWLAPVDVRRTHDPRFDTEYKSRGCNNKYLVTHKQSLEDMLEKHQMLQRDGRLCKEEVRLRLSYVYDWGVPPSQCCQRKEGIP from the coding sequence ATGAATTTGGTTCGTCTAGTGTGCCGCCACAAGACTGCGCTGTTCCTGTGCACTGTGTGCACTTTTGCTGTGGTGCTCGTCTTCTTGGCCAAATGTACCTCCGAAACCCTGAAGCAGGGTCATGCTGACCCACCGGGCTTAGCACCCCACGCCAGTGCTTTGCATCCCCGTCCAGAGCAGCATGACCCGTCCAACCTTTCCAAAGACGTGTCAGCATTCCTTGTCGTCCTCATCACAACAGGGCCCAAGTACACCGAGCGCAGGAGTATCATCCGGAGCACGTGGCTGTCCAAGCGGGACTCGGACGTTCTGGCCATGTTTGTGGTAGGAACTCTGGGCCTTTCCAACGAAGACCTTGAGAACCTCAACGTAGAACAAGGGCGGCACAAGGATCTGCTTCTACTGCCTGACTTGAAAGATTCTTATGAGAACTTAACCATGAAGCTGCTGCACATGTACTCCTGGCTGGACCACAATGTGGACTTCAAGTTTGTCCTCAAAGCAGATGATGACACATTCGCTCGATTGGACCTTCTGAAAGAGGAGCTGCGAGGGAAAGAGCCCACCCGCTTCTACTGGGGCTTCTTCTCAGGGCGAGGGCGAGTCAAGACGGCCGGGAAGTGGCGGGAAAGCTCTTGGGAGCTGTGTGACTACTACCTGCCGTACGCGCTGGGCGGCGGCTACATCCTGTCATCCGACCTGGTACGATATGTGCATCTTAACGCAGGCTACTTAAAAATATGGCAGAGTGAGGACGTGTCTTTGGGTGCGTGGCTGGCGCCGGTGGACGTTCGTCGGACGCACGACCCGCGTTTCGACACGGAATATAAATCCCGCGGTTGCAACAATAAATACTTGGTGACGCATAAGCAAAGTCTGGAGGACATGCTGGAGAAGCACCAGATGCTGCAGCGCGACGGCAGGCTGTGTAAGGAGGAAGTCAGGCTGCGGCTGTCATACGTGTACGACTGGGGTGTGCCCCCCTCGCAGTGCTGCCAAAGGAAGGAGGGCATTCCTTAA
- the LOC144057080 gene encoding calcium/calmodulin-dependent protein kinase II inhibitor 2-like yields MSEVLPFNEEKMSHYGNEGDEGHLSFTCRLQDTNNFFNGSQNKRPPKLGQIGRSKRVVIEDEAGDDDALKNGTEKTTADA; encoded by the exons ATGTCGGAAGTGCTGCCTTTCAACGAAGAGAAAATGAGTCATTATGGAAATGAGGGCGACGAGGGACACCTTTCCTTCACCTGTCGCCTTCAAGACACCAACAACTTCTTCAACGGCTCGCAGAATAAACGTCCGCCCAAGCTGGGACAAATAGGCCGGAGCAAACGGG TTGTGATCGAGGATGAGGCTGGCGATGACGATGCACTGAAAAATGGAACAGAGAAGACCACGGCTGATGCTTAG
- the LOC144056616 gene encoding dnaJ homolog subfamily C member 16-like: MTAGRNSPHPGPCPLALAILLLVFTERLVETTAGYDPYKVLGVSRSSSQAEVKKAYKNLAKEWHPDKNKDSIAEDMFIKITKSYEILSNEERRANFDRYGQVDENQPFGQAQHQHFQNNFYFDESFFHFSRSRDFADSKYFLHHAQFNSDVLPDSHKRPYLIKVTSDWCFACIHIEPVWKETVQELEPLGVGIGIVDLGYERRLANQLGAHRAPSIIGLVNGRVTFFHQAIVREHLRQFIEDLLPQNLVEKITDDNYQKFLDSWHVENKPNVLLFDQDFNVPIVYKLTAFAFRDYVHFGYVDQGDTHNIELLRQFNLNSNFPIMLLFKEDIKNPVDIIQARGLNWKIMDVFVSNNKFLQVPRLVNQQLFDELCPVKQFHRRRKYCVLLITNDDQAFVPRNKAFLDFATFNTKDVLRFVYVYQHRQQPLCQALLPNQAVVSPQVVILERRSPAGKVFYRSVIGGWNGSEEDKYRLLEHLELVQKDPTYLTSDATLPELNNEMAPMFLIEWLNAACDYVHQIYDDLLYSNWREMMPILSLIFSALFILFGTVIIQAFSEPGESKPRKPAPKEQPQTDDDASSRSTTSSRPPKKDFVEVTELTDVTYTSNLVKLRPGHINVVLVLTNASKNALLRKFAKEVFSFSGTQTIHFSFLNADKHHHWMPSLLRSCSDTSRSASHSDEDEDSSDYSGHVLALNGYKKYFCHFRPVFTGDDLTDASSVSASSFSSESRRKSRSRSRSSSDSRSRSHSREDGARSKRGSSRATSIEVHHKLDRLGLWMERLMEGTLPRWHVPSWPSLHAAECIPTEN; encoded by the exons ATGACTGCTGGGAGAAACAGCCCACATCCTGGGCCATGCCCACTGGCGCTCGCCATCTTACTGCTAGTTTTTACTGAGCGTTTGGTGGAAACAACCGCTGGATATGACCCCTATAAAGTGCTGGGTGTCAGCAGGAGTTCGAGCCAAGCCGAAGTCAAGAAGGCATATAAGAACCTTGCCAAAGAATG gcATCCAGATAAGAATAAAGACTCCATTGCTGAAGATATGTTTATCAAGATTACAAAGTCATATGAG ATTTTGTCTAATGAGGAGAGAAGGGCCAACTTTGACCGCTATGGGCAGGTAGATGAAAACCAACCCTTTGGCCAGGCACAGCATCAACATTTCCAGAACAACTTCTACTTTGATGagtctttctttcatttctccAG GTCCAGAGACTTTGCAGACAGCAAGTACTTTCTTCATCACGCTCAGTTTAACAGCGATGTCCTTCCAGACAGCCACAAGAGGCCGTACCTCATCAAAGTGACCTCCGATTGGTGCTTTGCGTGCATCCACATAGAGCCTGTGTGGAAGGAAACTGTGCAGGAACTTGAGCCACTGG GTGTGGGCATCGGCATTGTGGACCTGGGTTATGAGCGTCGTCTGGCCAATCAGTTGGGAGCTCACCGCGCTCCCTCCATCATCGGACTAGTGAACGGCAGAGTGACCTTCTTCCATCAGGCCATCGTCCGAGAACACCTGCGACAGTTCATTGAGGACCTTCTTCCCCAAAATTTGGTGGAAAAG ATCACCGATGACAACTACCAGAAATTTCTGGACAGCTGGCATGTTGAAAATAAGCCCAATGTTCTTTTGTTTGACCAAGACTTCAATGTTCCCATTGTCTACAAG TTAACAGCATTTGCCTTCAGAGACTATGTTCATTTTGGTTACGTAGACCAGGGcgacacacacaacattgagCTCCTGCGCCAGTTCAACCTAAACTCGAACTTCCCCATCATGCTGCTTTTTAAAGAGGACATCAAAAATCCAGTGGACATCATCCAG GCTAGAGGACTGAATTGGAAGATCATGGATGTGTTTGTCTCCAACAACAAGTTCCTGCAGGTTCCCAGACTGGTCAACCAGCAGCTGTTTGATGAGCTGTGTCCTGTCAAGCAGTTTCACAGACGAAGGAA GTATTGCGTGCTGCTGATCACCAACGACGACCAAGCTTTTGTTCCCCGAAATAAGGCCTTCCTAGACTTTGCCACATTCAACACGAAGGACGTGCTACGATTCGTGTACGTCTACCAACATCGGCAGCAGCCTCTGTGCCAGGCTCTGCTTCCCAACCAGGCTGTAGTCTCCCCCCAG GTGGTTATTCTTGAGAGACGGAGCCCGGCTGGCAAGGTGTTTtaccgctctgtgattggcggGTGGAATGGCAGCGAAGAAGACAAGTACCGCCTCCTTGAGCATCTGGAGCTTGTTCAGAAGGACCCCACCTATCTGACCTCGGACGCCACCTTACCAGAGCTCAACAATGAGATGGCCCCT ATGTTCCTGATTGAGTGGCTGAATGCTGCTTGTGATTATGTCCATCAAATTTACGATGACCTTCTCTACTCAAATTG GCGAGAGATGATGCCCATCCTGTCATTGATCTTCTCAGCTCTTTTCATTCTTTTCGGGACAGTCATTATTCAGGCCTTCAG tgaaccaggtgagagcaaaccccggaaaCCAGCACCAAAGGAACAACCTCAAACCGATGATGATGCGTCAAGTCGATCCACTACATCAAG CCGCCCACCCAAGAAGGATTTTGTGGAGGTTACAGAGCTGACTGATGTAACGTACACCAGCAACTTGGTCAAGCTGCGGCCGGGCCACATCAATGTTGTTCTGGTGCTCACCAATGCCTCGAAGAACGCCTTGTTGCGCAAATTTGCCAAGGAGGTCTTTTCTTTCTCTGG GACTCAGACTATCCACTTCTCTTTCCTCAACGCTGACAAGCATCACCACTGGATGCCCTCACTCCTCCGCTCGTGCTCAGACACATCACGCAGCGCAAGTCATTCCGACGAGGATGAGGACTCATCAGACTACTCCGGCCACGTATTGGCCCTGAACGGCTACAAGAAATACTTCTGCCACTTCAGACCTGTCTTCACTGGGGACGATCTGACCGATGCGTCGTCGGTCTCTGCGTCATCATTCTCCTCTGAGAGCAGGAGAAAATCCCGATCCAGGTCTCGGTCTAGCTCAGACTCTCGATCCCGATCCCATTCCAGAGAGGATGGGGCTAGGTCCAAGAGAGGTTCCAGTAGGGCCACGAGCATAGAGGTGCACCACAAGCTTGACCGCCTGGGACTGTGGATGGAAAGGTTAATGGAGGGTACTCTGCCTAGATGGCACGTGCCTTCCTGGCCTTCCCTCCATGCCGCCGAGTGTATCCCCACGGAGAACTGA
- the LOC144056578 gene encoding axonemal dynein light intermediate polypeptide 1-like, which translates to MNAPAESLLKYDRPVLIPKSADKKSAKGRPAKVIKSKPQQPAESLLRHRKSITATLEEIKQKNENLLNLMFPPRQWEEANKEWVQRVCSEPSTRVDVVNLEDELDKKLLQTRAMDTGICPLRRQLYTECFDELIRQVVLICAERGLLLLRVRDEIQMTIAAYQNFYESSMVFGMRKALHDEQDKVALKERMSDLENLKEELIHKLDHQKKKSADAKRIADEKQEAHEKNCIEEIQTLRKNNQQLKIQLEGLLTAKK; encoded by the exons ATGAATGCACCCGCCGAATCGCTCCTCAAATATGATCGTCCAGTTTTAATTCCCAAAAGTGCAGATAAAAAATCAGCAAAG GGACGTCCTGCAAAAGTCATCAAGTCAAAACCTCAGCAACCCGCGGAGTCTTTGCTACGTCATCGTAAATCCATAACAGCCACGCTTGAAGAGATCAAGcagaaaaatgaaaaccttCTCAATCTCATGTTTCCACCCAG GCAATGGGAGGAGGCAAACAAAGAGTGGGTGCAGAGAGTGTGCAGCGAACCATCCACTCGAGTGGATGTGGTGAATCTTGAGGACGAATTGGACAAGAAGCTCCTGCAAACACGTGCCATGGATACTGGAATCTGCCCTCTGAGAAGGCAGTTATACACTGAGTGCTTCG ATGAGCTGATCAGACAGGTGGTCCTCATTTGTGCCGAGAGGGGTCTCTTGTTGCTCCGGGTAAGAGACGAGATCCAAATGACCATTGCTGCCTATCAGAACTTCTATGAGAGCAGTATGGTGTTCGGCATGAGGAAAGCCCTGCATGATGAACAGGACAAGGTGGCCTTGAAGGAAAGA ATGTCCGATTTGGAGAATTTAAAAGAGGAACTGATACATAAACTGGatcaccaaaaaaagaaatctgcgGATGCGAAAAGAATAGCAgatgaaaaacaggaagcgcatgaaaaaaattgcatagAGGAGATTCAGACcctgaggaaaaacaaccagCAGCTCAAG ATCCAACTGGAGGGGCTCCTCACGGCAAAGaagtaa
- the tmem167b gene encoding protein kish-B, with the protein MTNVYSFDGILVFGLLFVCTCAYFKKVPRLNSWLLSEKKGVWGVFYKAAVIGTRLHISVAISCVVMAFYLIFLK; encoded by the exons ATGACAAATG TGTACTCTTTCGATGGCATCCTGGTGTTTGGGCTGCTCTTCGTCTGCACGTGTGCATACTTCAAAAAGGTTCCTCGCCTCAACAGCTGGCTGCTGTCAGAGAAGAAAGGAGTGTGGGGAGTCTTCTACAAAG CTGCAGTCATTGGGACACGGCTGCATATTTCTGTGGCGATCTCCTGTGTGGTGATGgctttttatttgatcttcCTGAAATGA